CAGTCCTCGGGCTGGAGAATTTGAAAGGTCAGAGTTAGAGGTGGGATCCTATATCTGGATGGGGCTGAATTCCAGTCTATGACAGTGTTTGGACATAAAGTTGAGTCAATCTAAGCTGTTGCTAATCAACATCTTGCCAGGCTGAGTGTGGCTGTTCCAGCAGGACTTCCAGGAGTCGTATGATCAGTGCTGCACATAGTGCACATGAAACCTCTCTTCCTCACCTGTGCTTTATTAGCTGGTGGCATTTTATTTGGGAAACTATTTCCCTATGGGCTGGATTTCTCCAGTCCTCTTCCCACATGCTGTACGAGTTCGTAACTGGGAAACTTTAGAGGGTGCAAGTTGGGTCTTTTTATCCATTTGTtaccatccctggccccactgcaAACTAGTGCAGTCAGCTCTGCCCCTGCAGAGCTGCTCACTGTGACATGACACTTCCATCTCCCTCAGCCTAAGCACTAAGTATGTGACATCTGCCTCTTGTAGATTCTTGTTTCCCTAACTGCTGCCCTCTCCAAACTCAAACAAGCTGTTGGAGAAAACAAAGTACAGGAGTTTAAGAAAATTCTGGGGACACATTGGGGAGTGAAGTGTTAAGAACTCTGGGAATATAATTTCTTGTTCCATCCCACACTACATCCATCTCTCTACTTACTGCCAACATCCACAGGGGATGTTCTTTATGTTCAGTGTATTGAAGGAAAAGAGTGGCACAGACAAGGAAAGGCTGATTGAGGTAAGAAATACAACCCCAAATGGCACACACAATGCCGTGTAATACATCTTCCACCCCAACAACTTAGTCTTAGAAATGGATCTTGTCTGTTGGCAAGAGAGTGAGCCTAACACCATGCTACCCAAACAGAGGGGTCACCAGGTCACACTAAGGACCCAAGACTGTCCCTCAGCAGGGAAAGGTTTGAGGAGAAGTTAGCTGGGGTTTGTTTTGAGGTGTTTGAGTTGCTGTACATGCCATCTAGCAGCTTTGGCGATATACGTTGGTGAGGTTTAAagactgggggtgtggggtggggaaggaataatGGATAAACCAATTTCTTGAACCCATTGCACTGAATTATCCAGCTGGTAGAAAAAATAGGGGCACCACATGAGACACCTCATAGGTGGCAGGGAGAGCAGTGGCATTTCCATGGGGAGAACTCTTTCAAAGGGACCCtctcccatcccagccccctccccttttctatACCTCTTTGCGCTAGCTCCCAGAGCCTCTCCCAGGCAGGATGCACACAGCTGAAAAGCTGTTGTTAACTGAACCCTTCTCAAAGCTGAGTCCTGCAGCCCTGTGCGCATTAAAGACTCTTCATCACGGGGATGCCCCGTGGCGAGCAGCTCTTGGGGGTGTggctaggggtgtgtgtgtgtgcatcaccCCCAATCCTGTGCCTCCCATTGGAGGAATAGCGTGTGCCCCCCTTGGCAGGAAAAGAGCTGGCACTCTGCTTGGACgtttcctttcccctctgggtCACTCATCTCTTGTTATGCTCTCATCCATGGCAGGCAGGGCCTCCAAGctcagccccctgctggcagtCCCCTCACTGCTGTGCACGCTTGAGAAGGACACCATGGTGTGGAGAAGCATAAGGACCAGGACGCACAGTCTGATTTTGCTGTTGCTGAGGCGAGACCCTGCGGAGACAGGCAGCAAAGATGGTGGGTGGGGTTGGTGGtactggtggtggtggtagagGTGATAGTGATGCTGCTGGTGGTGATGAAGGTGGGGGTCATGACGGTGGTAATGGAATGACTCCGACTCTGTGGATTTGGGGGACGCATTGTAGTTGCTGTCTGGTGGGTGGTCACAAGAGTCCCATTGCACATCGCAGCACTTCGCTTCCTCATTGGATAATTGGTTCTCTAGCAACCCTGGCAAAACATAACAACAGATGGTGAGAATCAGTGAACGTGCAGGGGAAGTCCAATAGAGAGTAAAGCCATAGGGCCTGCCAGAAAATCCACCTGCAGTAGGAAAAAAAGGTTTcagttctgattggctgcctgctCCTGGACAACTTTCAGCCTAAGGATTGGCACCCCAAGCACCTtcatttgggcagattttctcTGGGACTAAGTACCTAGGCCACATTCCTCCAGAGAAAAAGCAACCATGGTCCAGGTCCACTTTATTCCAAGATCCAAGGACCATGTGTAATGATATTTTGGGACAAAGCTGTGAACATCTCAGGCTGTGTATTTATCAGATCTTACAAACTATAGGATCAGGCCAGGTTCAGTCATGGATGGGAGAACTGCCAGGAAAACCTAGTGCTAGGTAGGTGGCAGGATGGAAAGTTTGTActgcccccagggccggctctaacttttttgctgccccaagcagcaaaaaaaagcaccgccccgccgtaacacccccccccaccgagtACTGCGCCGCCAAAccacccccccgctgagcgccgccgaACAACCGCCGCCCCCGGCTGCACTGCCgaacacctcccccaccccccctgcgctgctgaacccccctgCGCAGAGTGCCGCTGAacaccccctgccgagcgctgcgccgccgaacagcccccgcccccctgccaaacacccccccgcgccgcgctgctgaaccccccccgtGCGGAGGGCCGCTGAACAGCCCCCGTCCCCTGCCATGCTGCCGAAtacccccgccccccgcggagtgccacgccgccgaaacccccgccgagcgctgcgctgctgaacagcccccgcccctctgccgcattgccaaacaccccccgccccgatgccgaacacccctgccccccgtggagcaccgcgccgccaaacacctccacccccccatgCAGCGCTGCACTCCTGAACCCCACGCCCGCACGGagcaccgccaaacaccccctgctgagcgctgcgccgccaaacaccccccgccccctgcagaaCACCgcgctgccaaacaccccccgccgagcaccgcgctgctgaccccccccccaccgccgagcgccgcgcctcgttgccccccgccaccccaagattgaccaccccttaccaggtgccgccccaagcacgtgcttggttgcctggtgcctggagccggccctgactgccccTAACTATACTGTACCTGTTGTATGGATGGATAAATAGAGGACTTCACTCTCTGAGCACCTGCCATGAATActaaacacactttaaaaaaggaaatcctCTGACATCTTTTGTAGCAGTTAGTGTCAATGAGCTGGTCAAACTTTAACCCAGTCACATTTTGCCTCACTAAATAGACCCTTGAAATTTCAGTTAGCAGTGGGACTGTttttcacttcctgccctaaactGTCAGGTAGTGTTGCTGTGAGGCTGCTGAACAGCTATATTTCACCTCAGAGATGGAAATATTTCAATACTGGATAATGTACttcctaaatatatatttattttatatatatgaccaaatcctgaagtccttacacaAGATTTGGCCCATGGTACAGTGCTATAGGAGTCTTCAGGGTGAAAGGCTCTAGAGAAATGGAACTTATTACTCGAACATGAGTTGAAAatcctccccatccaccccacacaTTTGTCCGCCTGTCTTTTTGTATTTCCTCCGTTTCCTGACATGTACAATGGGCAGGAGACAAGAAGTCATTACGGGGACACCTGTCCTAATTTCATGACCTTCTTACCCGTACAGATGAAACCAGGCAATCCTCCATAGATCAGCTCATCATTGTCAGGTA
This region of Chrysemys picta bellii isolate R12L10 chromosome 9, ASM1138683v2, whole genome shotgun sequence genomic DNA includes:
- the NALF2 gene encoding NALCN channel auxiliary factor 2 isoform X2, which encodes MEMARLKRAVYKAWLCSEYFNVTQQQCQHRIPCKQYCLEVQTRCPFVLPDNDELIYGGLPGFICTGLLENQLSNEEAKCCDVQWDSCDHPPDSNYNASPKSTESESFHYHRHDPHLHHHQQHHYHLYHHHQYHQPHPPSLLPVSAGSRLSNSKIRLCVLVLMLLHTMVSFSSVHSSEGTASRGLSLEALPAMDESITRDE